From a region of the Mercurialis annua linkage group LG1-X, ddMerAnnu1.2, whole genome shotgun sequence genome:
- the LOC126672679 gene encoding GATA transcription factor 12: protein MEAPQLTFSHENRHSFDSKPGAADHFMVEDLLDFSNDEDTAISDAFDNVTGNSADSSSVTVVDTCNSSASEPAFNAANAGTDAANFSNDLCVPYDDLAELEWLSNFVEESFSSEDLHKLQLISGVKTTPDESSETRTAVATNTNNNSCEDNHNNSSIFDSEVSVPAKARSKRSRAAPCNWASRLLLLSPTTSSLSEAEVSMGPTHHPNTGKKTVKASGAKRRDNIENGNNGGEGRKCLHCATDKTPQWRTGPMGPKTLCNACGVRYKSGRLVPEYRPAASPTFVLTKHSNSHRKVMELRRQKEVVWTHPPQHHQPYFHHHQSMVFDVPNGDDYLIHQHVGPDFRQLI from the exons ATGGAAGCTCCCCAACTAACATTCTCTCATGAAAACCGCCACTCCTTCGATTCCAAGCCCGGCGCTGCCGACCATTTCATGGTGGAGGATCTTCTCGACTTCTCTAACGATGAAGATACTGCCATTTCCGACGCTTTTGATAATGTCACCGGAAACTCCGCTGATTCCTCCTCCGTCACTGTCGTTGACACCTGCAATTCCTCCGCTTCCGAACCTGCCTTTAATGCTGCTAACGCTGGCACCGACGCTGCTAATTTCTCTAACGACCTTTGCGTGCCG TACGATGATTTAGCGGAGCTTGAATGGCTATCAAATTTCGTGGAGGAATCTTTTTCAAGCGAAGACTTGCACAAACTGCAGCTCATCTCCGGCGTCAAAACTACACCTGACGAGTCATCGGAAACTCGCACCGCCGTAGCTACGAATACTAATAATAACAGCTGCGAAGATAACCATAACAACAGTTCAATTTTCGACTCTGAAGTATCAGTACCGGCGAAGGCACGTAGCAAGCGGTCACGAGCAGCACCATGCAACTGGGCTTCGCGGTTGTTACTTCTCTCTCCGACGACCTCGTCATTATCGGAGGCGGAAGTGAGTATGGGTCCGACCCATCATCCAAACACTGGGAAAAAGACAGTAAAAGCTTCGGGGGCGAAGCGGAGAGACAATATTGAGAATGGAAATAATGGAGGAGAAGGACGAAAATGTCTGCATTGTGCCACCGACAAAACGCCGCAGTGGCGGACTGGGCCAATGGGTCCGAAAACACTGTGTAACGCATGTGGTGTGAGGTACAAGTCGGGTAGGCTTGTGCCAGAATACCGACCCGCTGCGAGCCCGACTTTTGTACTGACCAAACATTCCAATTCTCACCGGAAAGTGATGGAGCTGCGGCGGCAGAAGGAGGTGGTTTGGACTCATCCGCCGCAGCATCATCAGCCGTATTTTCATCATCATCAGAGTATGGTGTTTGATGTACCCAACGGTGACGATTATTTGATTCACCAACACGTGGGCCCAGATTTCAGGCAACTTATCTAG